Proteins encoded in a region of the Pangasianodon hypophthalmus isolate fPanHyp1 chromosome 21, fPanHyp1.pri, whole genome shotgun sequence genome:
- the mmp16b gene encoding matrix metalloproteinase-16 isoform X2, translating into MNTAVCFLHKPRARLACVCAALLWLHASWWSVCAGDDQFSAEVWLQKYGYLQPTQPNMAVLRSAVTMQSAIAAMQRVYGLNITGHLDLSTIEWMKKPRCGVPDQVRRQSGSQSRTRRYALTGQKWQRTHITYSIKNVTPKVGARETHEAIRRAFDVWQSVTPLNFEAVPYSALESGKRDVDITIIFASGFHGDSSPFDGEGGFLAHAYFPGPGIGGDTHFDSDEPWTLGNPNHDGNDLFLVAVHELGHALGLEHSNDPTAIMAPFYQYMDTESFKLPHDDLQGIQKIYGPPDKNPQPTRLLTTAPPPRLHPPSDPRKHDRQSRPHRPPQKSKPSNPNSKPNICDGGFNTLAILRQELFVFKDQWFWRVRDNSVVPGYPMQISYFWKGLPPKIDAVYENSEGKFVFFKGHRFWVFKDTTLQPTYPQDISLFGSGMPSQNIETAVWWEDVAKTYFFKGDRYWRYNEDIRSMDPGYPKPITIWKGIPDSPQGAFVDKANGFTYFYKGKEYWKFNNRRLRVEPGYPRSILRDFMGCDGLPSDPDWDWRPPQDDEPPHYEHDDVDIVRKPEGTGGTEKAVAIAIPCVLALCLMVLLHTVFRVKRKDTKRHILYCKRSMQEWV; encoded by the exons ATGAACACCGCAGTGTGTTTTCTGCACAAACCCAGAGCCAGGCTGGCGTGTGTGTGCGCCGCGCTGCTGTGGCTACATGCGTCCTGGTGGTCGGTGTGCGCGGGAGACGACCAGTTCAGCGCCGAG GTTTGGTTACAGAAGTATGGCTACCTCCAGCCCACGCAGCCCAACATGGCCGTCCTGCGCTCGGCTGTGACCATGCAGTCAGCCATCGCCGCCATGCAGCGTGTCTACGGCCTCAACATCACGGGACATTTAGACCTGAGTACTATAGA GTGGATGAAGAAGCCCAGATGTGGAGTCCCCGATCAGGTCAGGAGACAGTCAGGCTCGCAGTCACGCACACGCCGCTACGCGCTCACTGGACAAAAGTGGCAGCGCACGCACATCACATACAG TATAAAGAATGTGACCCCTAAGGTGGGCGCACGGGAGACTCACGAAGCCATCCGGAGGGCATTTGACGTGTGGCAGAGCGTTACGCCGCTGAACTTTGAGGCTGTCCCCTACAGCGCGCTGGAGAGCGGTAAGCGTGACGTAGACATCACCATTATCTTCGCATCCGGTTTCCATGGCGACAGCTCTCCATTTGATGGAGAAGGAGGCTTCTTGGCTCATGCGTACTTCCCTGGGCCTGGGATAGGCGGTGATACGCATTTCGACTCTGATGAACCCTGGACCCTGGGCAACCCCAACCATGATG GGAATGACCTGTTCTTGGTGGCCGTCCATGAGCTGGGCCATGCTCTGGGTCTGGAGCACTCCAATGACCCCACTGCGATAATGGCCCCCTTTTACCAGTACATGGACACGGAGAGCTTCAAACTGCCTCACGACGATCTACAAGGCATCCAGAAAATCTAcg GTCCTCCAGATAAGAACCCTCAGCCGACACGGTTGCTCACGACGGCGCCCCCTCCTCGCCTGCACCCTCCATCTGACCCTCGAAAGCACGACCGTCAGAGCCGTCCTCATCGGCCGCCACAGAAATCCAAACCCTCCAACCCCAACTCCAAACCCAACATCTGCGATGGAGGCTTCAACACACTGGCCATCCTGCGCCAAGAGCTGTTCGTCTTCAAG GATCAGTGGTTCTGGAGGGTGCGTGATAACTCGGTGGTGCCTGGCTACCCCATGCAGATCAGCTACTTCTGGAAAGGGCTGCCTCCCAAGATCGATGCTGTCTATGAGAACAGTGAGGGCAAGTTTGTCTTCTTCAAAG GCCATCGTTTCTGGGTGTTCAAGGACACCACTCTGCAGCCCACGTACCCTCAGGACATCTCGCTGTTTGGCAGTGGGATGCCTTCTCAGAACATCGAGACGGCTGTGTGGTGGGAGGACGTGGCCAAAACCTATTTTTTCAAAGGGGACAG GTACTGGAGATACAATGAGGACATCCGGAGTATGGACCCTGGTTATCCCAAACCCATCACCATTTGGAAGGGCATCCCAGACTCTCCTCAGGGTGCCTTTGTGGACAAGGCTAATG GATTCACATATTTCTACAAGGGAAAAGAGTACTGGAAGTTCAACAACCGGAGGCTGCGGGTAGAACCGGGGTACCCCAGGTCCATCCTGCGAGATTTCATGGGCTGTGATGGCCTGCCCTCGGACCCCGACTGGGACTGGCGGCCGCCGCAGGACGACGAGCCACCACATTACGAGCATGACGACGTGGATATCGTGCGTAAACCTGAGGGCACGGGTGGCACCGAAAAGGCTGTGGCCATCGCCATACCCTGCGTGCTAGCCCTATGCCTCATGGTCCTACTGCACACTGTTTTCCGGGTCAAGCGTAAGGACACCAAGCGCCACATACTGTACTGCAAGCGCTCCATGCAGGAATGGGTTTGA
- the c1ql3b gene encoding complement C1q-like protein 3b, with the protein MVLVLVILIPVLVNAAGVDARYETLSACRMVCDPYGTIKPPARATGSDPRSMQPPTTFLRGPKGEPGRTGRVGPKGEPGPPGPPGPPGKVGNPGPPGLPGPPGVIGVSGGVVNAATYTTVPKVAFYAGLKKQHEGYEVLKFDDVVTNLGNHYDPATGKFTCSIPGIYFFVYHVLMRGGDGTSMWADLCKNNQVRASAIAQDADQNYDYASNSVVLHLEPGDEIYIKLDGGKAHGGNNNKYSTFSGFMIYAD; encoded by the exons ATGGTGCTGGTGCTGGTCATCCTGATCCCGGTGCTGGTGAACGCGGCCGGGGTGGACGCGCGCTACGAGACGCTCAGCGCCTGCAGGATGGTCTGTGATCCCTACGGCACCATCAAGCCCCCGGCGCGCGCCACCGGCAGCGACCCGCGCTCCATGCAGCCTCCGACCACTTTTCTCCGCGGTCCGAAAGGGGAACCAGGACGCACGGGCCGCGTTGGCCCGAAGGGTGAGCCAGGTCCACCTGGCCCACCTGGCCCGCCGGGAAAAGTCGGAAATCCAGGACCGCCCGGGTTACCTGGACCTCCGGGAGTGATCGGTGTGAGCGGCGGCGTCGTAAACGCGGCCACGTACACCACAGTACCCAAAGTCGCTTTTTACGCCGGGCTCAAGAAGCAGCACGAAGGCTACGAGGTCCTCAAGTTCGACGATGTGGTCACTAACCTGGGCAACCACTACGACCCGGCCACCGGCAAGTTCACCTGCTCCATCCCGGGAATCTATTTCTTCGTGTACCACGTGCTCATGCGGGGAGGCGACGGCACGAGCATGTGGGCTGATTTGTGCAAAAATAAccag gtgaggGCGAGCGCCATCGCTCAGGATGCAGATCAGAACTATGACTACGCCAGCAACAGCGTGGTGTTACACTTGGAGCCTGGAGATGAGATCTACATCAAGCTGGACGGCGGCAAAGCGCACGGAGggaacaacaacaaatacagcACGTTCTCTGGGTTCATGATTTACGCAGATTAA
- the mmp16b gene encoding matrix metalloproteinase-16 isoform X1 — MNTAVCFLHKPRARLACVCAALLWLHASWWSVCAGDDQFSAEVWLQKYGYLQPTQPNMAVLRSAVTMQSAIAAMQRVYGLNITGHLDLSTIEWMKKPRCGVPDQVRRQSGSQSRTRRYALTGQKWQRTHITYSIKNVTPKVGARETHEAIRRAFDVWQSVTPLNFEAVPYSALESGKRDVDITIIFASGFHGDSSPFDGEGGFLAHAYFPGPGIGGDTHFDSDEPWTLGNPNHDGERTAGNDLFLVAVHELGHALGLEHSNDPTAIMAPFYQYMDTESFKLPHDDLQGIQKIYGPPDKNPQPTRLLTTAPPPRLHPPSDPRKHDRQSRPHRPPQKSKPSNPNSKPNICDGGFNTLAILRQELFVFKDQWFWRVRDNSVVPGYPMQISYFWKGLPPKIDAVYENSEGKFVFFKGHRFWVFKDTTLQPTYPQDISLFGSGMPSQNIETAVWWEDVAKTYFFKGDRYWRYNEDIRSMDPGYPKPITIWKGIPDSPQGAFVDKANGFTYFYKGKEYWKFNNRRLRVEPGYPRSILRDFMGCDGLPSDPDWDWRPPQDDEPPHYEHDDVDIVRKPEGTGGTEKAVAIAIPCVLALCLMVLLHTVFRVKRKDTKRHILYCKRSMQEWV; from the exons ATGAACACCGCAGTGTGTTTTCTGCACAAACCCAGAGCCAGGCTGGCGTGTGTGTGCGCCGCGCTGCTGTGGCTACATGCGTCCTGGTGGTCGGTGTGCGCGGGAGACGACCAGTTCAGCGCCGAG GTTTGGTTACAGAAGTATGGCTACCTCCAGCCCACGCAGCCCAACATGGCCGTCCTGCGCTCGGCTGTGACCATGCAGTCAGCCATCGCCGCCATGCAGCGTGTCTACGGCCTCAACATCACGGGACATTTAGACCTGAGTACTATAGA GTGGATGAAGAAGCCCAGATGTGGAGTCCCCGATCAGGTCAGGAGACAGTCAGGCTCGCAGTCACGCACACGCCGCTACGCGCTCACTGGACAAAAGTGGCAGCGCACGCACATCACATACAG TATAAAGAATGTGACCCCTAAGGTGGGCGCACGGGAGACTCACGAAGCCATCCGGAGGGCATTTGACGTGTGGCAGAGCGTTACGCCGCTGAACTTTGAGGCTGTCCCCTACAGCGCGCTGGAGAGCGGTAAGCGTGACGTAGACATCACCATTATCTTCGCATCCGGTTTCCATGGCGACAGCTCTCCATTTGATGGAGAAGGAGGCTTCTTGGCTCATGCGTACTTCCCTGGGCCTGGGATAGGCGGTGATACGCATTTCGACTCTGATGAACCCTGGACCCTGGGCAACCCCAACCATGATGGTGAGAGAACGGCAG GGAATGACCTGTTCTTGGTGGCCGTCCATGAGCTGGGCCATGCTCTGGGTCTGGAGCACTCCAATGACCCCACTGCGATAATGGCCCCCTTTTACCAGTACATGGACACGGAGAGCTTCAAACTGCCTCACGACGATCTACAAGGCATCCAGAAAATCTAcg GTCCTCCAGATAAGAACCCTCAGCCGACACGGTTGCTCACGACGGCGCCCCCTCCTCGCCTGCACCCTCCATCTGACCCTCGAAAGCACGACCGTCAGAGCCGTCCTCATCGGCCGCCACAGAAATCCAAACCCTCCAACCCCAACTCCAAACCCAACATCTGCGATGGAGGCTTCAACACACTGGCCATCCTGCGCCAAGAGCTGTTCGTCTTCAAG GATCAGTGGTTCTGGAGGGTGCGTGATAACTCGGTGGTGCCTGGCTACCCCATGCAGATCAGCTACTTCTGGAAAGGGCTGCCTCCCAAGATCGATGCTGTCTATGAGAACAGTGAGGGCAAGTTTGTCTTCTTCAAAG GCCATCGTTTCTGGGTGTTCAAGGACACCACTCTGCAGCCCACGTACCCTCAGGACATCTCGCTGTTTGGCAGTGGGATGCCTTCTCAGAACATCGAGACGGCTGTGTGGTGGGAGGACGTGGCCAAAACCTATTTTTTCAAAGGGGACAG GTACTGGAGATACAATGAGGACATCCGGAGTATGGACCCTGGTTATCCCAAACCCATCACCATTTGGAAGGGCATCCCAGACTCTCCTCAGGGTGCCTTTGTGGACAAGGCTAATG GATTCACATATTTCTACAAGGGAAAAGAGTACTGGAAGTTCAACAACCGGAGGCTGCGGGTAGAACCGGGGTACCCCAGGTCCATCCTGCGAGATTTCATGGGCTGTGATGGCCTGCCCTCGGACCCCGACTGGGACTGGCGGCCGCCGCAGGACGACGAGCCACCACATTACGAGCATGACGACGTGGATATCGTGCGTAAACCTGAGGGCACGGGTGGCACCGAAAAGGCTGTGGCCATCGCCATACCCTGCGTGCTAGCCCTATGCCTCATGGTCCTACTGCACACTGTTTTCCGGGTCAAGCGTAAGGACACCAAGCGCCACATACTGTACTGCAAGCGCTCCATGCAGGAATGGGTTTGA
- the pter gene encoding phosphotriesterase-related protein isoform X1, which produces MSPLSGKVQTVLGPVDPDHLGRTMTHEHLTMSFECCFVPPAPGREDNSLAPIQLKNIHWLQQNPYSHRENLLLCQEIEAVRDELVCFKKAGGGTIVENTTTGITRNLPALRQLAKDTGVNIVAGAGYYVDVTHSDETRKMTVEKLTDVIVTEVSHGADGTDIRCGVIGEIGTGWPITESEKKVLRATAHAQTQLGCPVIIHPGRNPAAPGEIVRILQEAGGDVSKTVMSHLDRTIFDHGELLEFAKLGSYLEYDLFGTEMLDYHFNLDIDMPSDSQRVQTLAFLIKEGYEDRIVISHDIHTKNRLTKYGGHGYSHILKNIVPKMLSRGISQKQVDKILIDNPKQWLTFK; this is translated from the exons ATGTCTCCTCTGAGCGGGAAGGTCCAGACGGTCCTGGGCCCGGTGGATCCTGACCACCTGGGTCGCACCATGACCCACGAGCACCTGACCATGAGCTTCGAGTGCTGCTTCGTCCCGCCGGCTCCAGGACGTGAGGACAATTCCTTGGCACCCATCCAGCTGAAGAACATTCACTGGCTCCAGCAGAACCCGTACAGCCACCGCGAGAACCTCCTACTGTGCCAGGAGATCGAGGCAGTGCGAGACGAACTGGTATGCTTCAAGAAGGCTGGAGGAGGCACCATTGTGGAGAACACGACGACGGGTATAACTCGAAATCTGCCCGCTTTACGCCAGCTGGCCAAGGACACAGGGGTCAACATCGTGGCAGGGGCCGGTTACTACGTGGATGTCACTCATTCTGACGAGACGAGGAAGATGACAGTGGAGAAG CTCACTGATGTTATCGTGACCGAGGTGTCGCACGGCGCTGATGGCACAGATATCCGCTGTGGTGTGATTGGAGAGATCGGCACAGGCTGGCCAATCACAGAGAGCGAAAAGAAAGTACTACGTGCCACCGCACATGCTCAGACACAGCTGGGATGTCCGGTTATCATCCACCCGGGCCGGAACCCCGCCGCCCCTGGCGAGATAGTCCGAATCCTTCAGGAGGCTGGAGGAGACGTCTCTAAAACCGTGATGTCTCATCTGGACAG AACCATATTTGACCACGGTGAGTTGCTGGAGTTTGCGAAATTAGGAAGCTATCTTGAGTACGACCTCTTCGGCACAGAAATGCTGGATTACCACTTCAATTTGGACATCGACATGCCTAGTGACAGCCAGAGGGTTCAAAC CCTGGCGTTTCTAATTAAAGAGGGCTATGAGGACAGGATCGTCATCTCTCATGATATCCACACCAAGAACCGACTGACCAAATACGGTGGCCACGGATACTCCCACATCCTGAAGAACATCGTCCCCAAAATGCTTTCCAGGGGCATCAGCCAAAAGCAGGTGGACAAGATACTGATAGACAACCCCAAGCAGTGGCTAACCTTTAAATAG
- the pter gene encoding phosphotriesterase-related protein isoform X2 — protein MTHEHLTMSFECCFVPPAPGREDNSLAPIQLKNIHWLQQNPYSHRENLLLCQEIEAVRDELVCFKKAGGGTIVENTTTGITRNLPALRQLAKDTGVNIVAGAGYYVDVTHSDETRKMTVEKLTDVIVTEVSHGADGTDIRCGVIGEIGTGWPITESEKKVLRATAHAQTQLGCPVIIHPGRNPAAPGEIVRILQEAGGDVSKTVMSHLDRTIFDHGELLEFAKLGSYLEYDLFGTEMLDYHFNLDIDMPSDSQRVQTLAFLIKEGYEDRIVISHDIHTKNRLTKYGGHGYSHILKNIVPKMLSRGISQKQVDKILIDNPKQWLTFK, from the exons ATGACCCACGAGCACCTGACCATGAGCTTCGAGTGCTGCTTCGTCCCGCCGGCTCCAGGACGTGAGGACAATTCCTTGGCACCCATCCAGCTGAAGAACATTCACTGGCTCCAGCAGAACCCGTACAGCCACCGCGAGAACCTCCTACTGTGCCAGGAGATCGAGGCAGTGCGAGACGAACTGGTATGCTTCAAGAAGGCTGGAGGAGGCACCATTGTGGAGAACACGACGACGGGTATAACTCGAAATCTGCCCGCTTTACGCCAGCTGGCCAAGGACACAGGGGTCAACATCGTGGCAGGGGCCGGTTACTACGTGGATGTCACTCATTCTGACGAGACGAGGAAGATGACAGTGGAGAAG CTCACTGATGTTATCGTGACCGAGGTGTCGCACGGCGCTGATGGCACAGATATCCGCTGTGGTGTGATTGGAGAGATCGGCACAGGCTGGCCAATCACAGAGAGCGAAAAGAAAGTACTACGTGCCACCGCACATGCTCAGACACAGCTGGGATGTCCGGTTATCATCCACCCGGGCCGGAACCCCGCCGCCCCTGGCGAGATAGTCCGAATCCTTCAGGAGGCTGGAGGAGACGTCTCTAAAACCGTGATGTCTCATCTGGACAG AACCATATTTGACCACGGTGAGTTGCTGGAGTTTGCGAAATTAGGAAGCTATCTTGAGTACGACCTCTTCGGCACAGAAATGCTGGATTACCACTTCAATTTGGACATCGACATGCCTAGTGACAGCCAGAGGGTTCAAAC CCTGGCGTTTCTAATTAAAGAGGGCTATGAGGACAGGATCGTCATCTCTCATGATATCCACACCAAGAACCGACTGACCAAATACGGTGGCCACGGATACTCCCACATCCTGAAGAACATCGTCCCCAAAATGCTTTCCAGGGGCATCAGCCAAAAGCAGGTGGACAAGATACTGATAGACAACCCCAAGCAGTGGCTAACCTTTAAATAG